From Borrelia sp. RT5S, the proteins below share one genomic window:
- a CDS encoding periplasmic-type flagellar collar protein FlbB, giving the protein MNSVLSFLSRVFFWLFLIVALMGFSVFLIDLFGLYKTRDYFPMYVKNLLFGEDIQSFEDANINLDEIRMIKEREAIDIKSQQVEKLREELRIREDNLNKLEAELNQKQRDLDLKQKVIDDIVDKYKDEDANFVQAALYLVNMPPEDAVERLEELGDEVAISYMRKVEDIARKDGRASIVPYWLSLMDAKRAAVLMRKMSVSSLE; this is encoded by the coding sequence ATGAATAGTGTTTTGTCATTTTTATCTAGGGTGTTTTTTTGGCTTTTTTTGATTGTTGCTTTAATGGGATTTTCGGTTTTTTTGATTGATTTGTTTGGATTATATAAAACTAGGGATTATTTTCCGATGTATGTAAAGAATTTACTTTTTGGAGAGGACATACAGTCTTTTGAAGATGCAAATATTAATCTTGATGAGATCAGGATGATAAAGGAAAGGGAAGCTATTGATATTAAGAGTCAACAGGTTGAAAAATTAAGAGAAGAGTTGAGGATAAGAGAGGATAACTTGAATAAGCTTGAAGCAGAGCTTAACCAAAAGCAGAGAGATTTAGATTTGAAGCAGAAGGTTATTGATGACATTGTTGATAAGTATAAAGACGAGGATGCGAATTTTGTGCAGGCTGCTCTATACTTGGTAAACATGCCGCCGGAGGATGCGGTAGAAAGGCTTGAAGAGCTTGGTGATGAAGTCGCCATATCTTATATGCGTAAAGTGGAAGATATTGCTAGGAAAGATGGAAGGGCTTCTATTGTTCCTTATTGGTTATCCCTTATGGATGCTAAAAGGGCCGCTGTATTGATGAGGAAGATGTCCGTGAGTTCATTGGAGTGA
- a CDS encoding flagellar protein FlbA — MNNLILKKERFGKILVVKTYDKKRSEFNLIDINTNISKIEKFVDAIPDYVKILGNMDVLCKGDYLDYLNKKKKEELKKLVKFKHEYKKHYDTYLEKYGEEKKVKILIKILNDTIIRRREKSESSFLDEYVGYEICRKLGDGDE, encoded by the coding sequence TTGAATAATTTAATACTTAAGAAGGAAAGATTTGGAAAAATATTGGTTGTTAAAACTTATGATAAGAAGCGTAGTGAGTTTAATTTAATAGATATAAATACTAATATTTCAAAAATAGAAAAGTTTGTGGATGCAATTCCTGATTATGTGAAGATATTAGGCAATATGGATGTTCTTTGTAAGGGAGATTATTTGGATTATTTAAACAAAAAAAAGAAAGAAGAATTAAAAAAACTTGTAAAGTTTAAGCATGAGTACAAAAAACACTATGATACTTATTTAGAAAAGTATGGAGAGGAAAAGAAGGTTAAAATATTAATAAAAATTTTAAATGATACTATAATTAGGAGGAGGGAAAAGAGCGAGAGTTCGTTTTTGGATGAGTATGTTGGGTATGAGATTTGTAGGAAGTTAGGGGATGGCGATGAATAG
- a CDS encoding FliI/YscN family ATPase, with translation MDGFFKNYSRILDDVESISLVGKIRKIKGLLVESSGPKCGIGDLCLIVQRNGREIYAEVLGFNGSLVSLMAYESFDGVEVGDRVYSLNKRLQINLGDELLGRVIDSLGRPIDNKGHFRGKYYKELGFKSINPLSRGVFAEQIITGVRALDGFLPIAKGQRVGIFSGAGVGKSTLLGMIAKNSKADVNVIAFIGERGRELNEFIKYELGEERLGKSVLVVSTSDESPISRYKGAYTATLVAEYFRDRGLDVILLFDSITRFANARREIGLSIGEPPAAKGYPPSVFVEIPILLERSGLNGKGSITGFYTVLVEGDDLTEPIADGMKAVLDGHIILDRDLSDRGVYPSVNILNSTSRSLHRIVNFEKQKLICKVRNLLSIYKNYEDLIKTGIYLKGSNKEVDLAISKYPKIIDFVSQGMQEEFDFENLDNEIRELLA, from the coding sequence TTGGACGGATTCTTTAAGAATTATTCAAGAATATTAGATGATGTGGAGTCTATCTCTCTTGTTGGTAAGATAAGAAAGATTAAGGGTCTTTTAGTTGAAAGCTCAGGTCCAAAGTGTGGAATAGGGGATTTGTGTCTGATTGTGCAGAGAAATGGACGGGAGATATATGCTGAGGTGTTGGGCTTTAATGGATCTTTGGTTAGTCTTATGGCTTATGAGAGCTTTGATGGGGTTGAGGTTGGAGATAGGGTTTATTCCTTAAATAAAAGACTCCAGATTAATCTTGGTGATGAGTTGCTTGGAAGAGTTATTGATTCGCTTGGCAGGCCTATTGATAATAAGGGGCATTTTCGTGGCAAGTATTATAAAGAATTGGGCTTTAAGAGCATCAATCCCTTAAGTAGGGGCGTTTTTGCTGAACAAATAATTACCGGAGTAAGGGCGCTTGATGGATTTTTACCAATTGCTAAAGGGCAGCGTGTGGGTATTTTCTCTGGTGCTGGTGTGGGTAAGTCTACATTGCTTGGTATGATTGCCAAGAATTCAAAGGCAGATGTTAATGTTATTGCGTTTATTGGAGAGAGGGGACGAGAGCTTAATGAATTTATTAAATATGAGTTAGGAGAAGAGCGCTTAGGGAAAAGTGTTTTAGTTGTCTCAACGTCTGATGAATCTCCTATTTCAAGATATAAGGGAGCCTACACTGCAACACTAGTGGCTGAGTATTTCAGGGATAGAGGTTTAGATGTTATTCTGCTATTTGATTCAATTACAAGGTTTGCAAATGCAAGAAGAGAAATAGGCCTTTCTATAGGAGAGCCACCTGCTGCTAAAGGGTATCCCCCTTCCGTTTTTGTGGAAATTCCTATTTTACTTGAGCGTTCAGGGCTTAATGGAAAGGGAAGCATTACGGGTTTTTATACTGTTCTTGTTGAGGGGGATGACCTTACAGAACCAATAGCTGACGGCATGAAAGCTGTCTTGGATGGGCATATTATTTTGGATAGAGATTTGTCTGATAGAGGAGTATACCCTTCCGTTAATATTTTAAATTCTACTTCAAGATCTCTTCATAGAATAGTAAATTTTGAGAAACAGAAGTTGATATGTAAGGTTAGAAACCTGTTGTCAATTTATAAAAATTATGAAGATTTGATTAAAACAGGGATTTATCTTAAGGGATCTAATAAGGAAGTTGATCTGGCGATTTCAAAATATCCAAAAATTATTGATTTTGTGTCTCAGGGCATGCAGGAAGAATTTGATTTTGAAAATTTGGATAATGAAATAAGAGAGTTATTAGCTTGA
- the fliH gene encoding flagellar assembly protein FliH, which translates to MPKILYKSKEIANAVKLEFVEIANPVFESLEVRKKESEVFNIDNQVASLRSELEGLMNKRVKLQEEISNGREVARREVEEESSRILKEANEQASRIVGLANEKAEVLQREAEGRKEEIEKEVNSEIEKIVKEYEDKLKGELEVATAKGRKEGYEVGFSRGCEDFDKLVGKLNSMIAALVAKRKEILESSGDQIMKLVMQIAVKVVKKIVDTQKSVVIENVNEALKKVKNKTNIIIRVNLDDVDIVSHEKTEFVSKFDFIENLEVVEDINIGKGGCVIETDFGEIDARISSQLDRIEERLKNFS; encoded by the coding sequence TTGCCTAAGATTTTATATAAATCAAAAGAGATTGCAAATGCGGTGAAGTTAGAATTTGTTGAGATTGCAAATCCTGTTTTTGAGTCTTTGGAAGTTAGAAAAAAGGAAAGTGAAGTTTTTAATATTGACAATCAAGTTGCTAGTCTTAGAAGCGAGCTTGAGGGTTTAATGAATAAGAGAGTGAAACTGCAGGAAGAGATTAGTAATGGCCGTGAGGTTGCTAGGAGGGAAGTAGAGGAGGAGTCTTCTAGGATTCTTAAAGAAGCTAATGAACAGGCTAGTAGGATAGTGGGCTTAGCGAATGAGAAGGCTGAGGTATTGCAAAGGGAGGCTGAGGGCAGGAAAGAGGAGATTGAGAAAGAGGTTAATTCTGAGATTGAAAAAATAGTTAAAGAGTATGAGGATAAGTTGAAAGGTGAGCTTGAGGTTGCAACTGCTAAGGGGAGGAAAGAGGGGTATGAAGTAGGATTTAGTAGGGGCTGTGAGGATTTTGATAAATTGGTAGGAAAATTAAACAGTATGATAGCTGCTTTGGTTGCAAAGAGAAAAGAAATTCTTGAATCCTCAGGGGATCAGATAATGAAACTTGTTATGCAGATTGCAGTTAAAGTGGTTAAGAAAATTGTAGATACGCAAAAGAGTGTGGTTATAGAAAATGTGAATGAGGCTTTAAAGAAGGTAAAAAATAAAACTAATATTATTATTAGAGTTAATCTTGATGATGTAGATATTGTTAGTCATGAAAAGACTGAGTTTGTTTCTAAGTTTGATTTTATAGAAAATTTGGAAGTTGTTGAGGATATAAATATAGGCAAGGGAGGATGTGTTATTGAAACTGATTTTGGAGAAATTGATGCTCGTATTTCATCTCAACTTGACAGGATAGAAGAGAGGCTTAAGAATTTTTCTTAA
- the fliG gene encoding flagellar motor switch protein FliG yields MEERSEKEELDISTLTGKQKAAILLVSIGSEISSRVFKYLSQEEIESLTFEIAKLDTITSELKDSVLLEFKELMMAQEFIQKGGIDYARELLEKSLGTQKAVDIINNLGSALQSRPFEFIRRADPANILNFIQQEHPQTIALILSYLDPQKASFILSSLPTEIQTNVARRIALMDRTSPEVVREVERVLEKKLASLSSEDYTSAGGVDNVVEIINMADRKTEKFIIESLEEEDPELAEEIKKKMFVFEDIVLLDDRSIQRVLREIDGQELAKALKSVDVPVQEKIFKNMSKRAAGMLKEDMEFLGPTRRKDVEESQQKIVSLIRKLEEQGEIVISRGGEEDVLV; encoded by the coding sequence ATGGAAGAGAGAAGTGAAAAAGAAGAACTTGATATATCTACTTTAACGGGGAAACAGAAAGCGGCTATTTTGTTGGTTTCAATAGGTTCTGAGATTTCATCTAGGGTGTTTAAGTATCTCTCTCAGGAAGAGATAGAATCTTTAACTTTTGAGATAGCAAAGCTTGATACTATTACCTCTGAACTTAAGGATAGCGTTCTTTTGGAATTTAAAGAATTGATGATGGCCCAAGAGTTTATTCAAAAGGGTGGTATAGATTATGCTAGGGAGCTTCTTGAGAAATCTCTTGGTACACAGAAGGCTGTAGATATTATTAATAATTTGGGTTCTGCTTTACAATCAAGACCTTTTGAGTTTATTAGGCGAGCTGATCCTGCTAATATTTTAAATTTCATACAGCAGGAACATCCGCAAACGATTGCTTTAATACTTTCGTATCTTGATCCCCAAAAAGCTTCGTTTATTTTGTCAAGTCTTCCTACTGAAATCCAGACTAATGTTGCAAGAAGAATCGCGTTGATGGATAGAACTTCTCCTGAAGTGGTAAGAGAAGTTGAGAGGGTTCTTGAGAAAAAGCTGGCTTCTTTATCCTCAGAAGATTATACCTCAGCTGGTGGGGTTGATAATGTTGTTGAGATAATTAATATGGCGGATAGGAAGACAGAGAAATTTATTATTGAATCTCTTGAGGAGGAGGATCCTGAGCTTGCGGAGGAGATAAAGAAGAAGATGTTTGTATTTGAAGATATTGTTCTTCTTGATGATAGGTCAATACAGAGGGTTTTAAGGGAAATAGATGGGCAGGAATTGGCAAAGGCTTTAAAATCTGTTGATGTGCCTGTGCAGGAGAAGATTTTTAAAAACATGTCTAAGAGAGCTGCTGGAATGCTTAAGGAAGATATGGAATTTTTGGGGCCCACTAGGCGTAAGGATGTGGAAGAATCTCAACAGAAGATCGTTTCTTTGATTAGAAAATTGGAAGAACAGGGTGAAATAGTAATTTCTAGAGGAGGTGAAGAAGATGTACTTGTTTAG
- the fliF gene encoding flagellar basal-body MS-ring/collar protein FliF, which translates to MGNFVTNFFASLGTVFRKASVIQRIAFGVIALFVIFAFIFLVGFSTKAQSVALFGVGIKDQYLLDRIVQRLDREGVAYTITADGKIYLTDEGISKRMRAILVREELVPVHMDPWSLFDIDRWTITDFERNINLRRSITRAVEQHIVALDDVDAVSISLVMPEKALFKEAQEAVKASVRITPKPGSDIVTNRKKVEGLVKLIQYAVEGLESDNIAIVDNKGNILNDFSNLDGVDRIDLAEKERKLKLKYESMLRDEIDFALSRVLSVDRFMVARVNVKLDTSRQTTESKEYSPIELQPQDPKVSYNTRKISDSTVISSQVHKREYQGQGYSPWGPPGQEGNTPPEYQDLSDIIGKSNEFKETKNVALNEKKSLNEKEPARVAGVSLGIFVDGIWDFVYDKSGNFVIENGIRKREYKPISDESLKNITDVLQSSFEYKPERGDSITVRNIAFDRLSEFRKIDEDYFANENFKYFLYILSVIIALLIVIFTVFFVVSRELERRRRLREEEFAKQAHLRRQQALMDGDDIGVDDVVGGLREGDELQNNAELLAREKPEDVAKLIRTWIFKNV; encoded by the coding sequence TTGGGCAATTTTGTTACTAATTTTTTTGCATCTTTGGGAACGGTTTTTAGAAAAGCCAGCGTAATTCAAAGGATAGCCTTTGGAGTTATTGCTTTATTTGTAATTTTTGCATTCATTTTTTTGGTGGGTTTTTCTACTAAGGCTCAGAGTGTTGCTCTTTTTGGCGTTGGGATTAAAGATCAATATTTGTTAGATAGAATAGTTCAAAGACTTGATAGGGAGGGTGTTGCGTATACTATTACTGCTGACGGAAAGATTTACCTGACAGATGAAGGTATATCTAAGAGGATGAGGGCAATTCTTGTTAGGGAGGAGCTTGTACCTGTTCATATGGACCCTTGGTCTCTTTTTGATATCGATAGATGGACCATTACGGATTTTGAAAGAAACATTAATCTTAGAAGATCAATTACGAGGGCTGTAGAGCAACATATTGTTGCTCTTGATGATGTTGATGCTGTTAGCATTAGTCTTGTAATGCCTGAGAAAGCTCTTTTTAAGGAAGCACAGGAAGCAGTTAAGGCTTCTGTTAGAATTACTCCCAAGCCTGGTTCAGATATTGTTACTAACCGTAAGAAGGTAGAGGGACTTGTTAAGTTGATTCAGTATGCTGTTGAGGGACTTGAATCAGATAACATTGCTATTGTTGACAATAAGGGGAATATATTAAATGATTTTTCCAATTTGGATGGAGTTGATAGAATTGATTTAGCAGAAAAGGAAAGGAAACTTAAATTAAAGTATGAATCTATGTTAAGGGATGAAATTGATTTTGCATTAAGTAGGGTTTTGTCTGTTGATAGGTTTATGGTCGCAAGGGTTAATGTGAAGTTGGACACTTCACGTCAGACTACGGAGTCTAAAGAGTATTCTCCTATTGAGCTTCAGCCTCAGGATCCAAAAGTTTCTTATAATACAAGAAAAATTAGCGATTCTACTGTGATCTCTTCCCAGGTGCATAAAAGGGAGTATCAGGGACAGGGTTATAGTCCATGGGGGCCGCCTGGGCAGGAGGGTAATACTCCGCCTGAGTATCAGGATTTAAGTGATATTATTGGCAAGTCGAATGAGTTTAAGGAGACAAAGAATGTTGCTCTTAATGAGAAGAAATCTTTAAATGAGAAAGAGCCTGCTAGGGTTGCGGGAGTTTCTCTTGGTATTTTTGTGGATGGCATTTGGGATTTTGTTTATGATAAATCTGGGAATTTTGTAATAGAGAATGGTATTCGTAAAAGAGAATATAAGCCTATTTCCGATGAATCTTTGAAAAATATTACAGATGTTTTACAGAGTTCTTTTGAATATAAACCCGAAAGGGGTGATTCTATTACGGTTAGGAATATTGCATTTGATAGATTGAGTGAATTTAGAAAAATAGATGAGGACTACTTTGCTAATGAAAATTTTAAGTATTTTTTGTATATACTAAGTGTGATAATTGCATTATTGATAGTAATCTTTACGGTTTTCTTTGTTGTTTCTAGAGAACTTGAGAGGAGAAGGCGTCTTCGAGAAGAAGAATTTGCAAAACAGGCTCATTTAAGACGACAGCAGGCATTAATGGATGGAGATGATATTGGAGTTGATGATGTTGTTGGCGGACTTAGAGAGGGCGATGAGCTACAGAATAATGCGGAACTGTTGGCGAGAGAGAAGCCAGAGGATGTTGCTAAACTAATTAGAACGTGGATTTTTAAGAATGTATAA
- the fliE gene encoding flagellar hook-basal body complex protein FliE — MRVDSFFMDDNGVHLVRKDPLHFKLNSTGLEVKGGGLPGTFKDVFFDAISRVNDSQLDVSRMTEKAIVEPGKVDVHDIIIAMAKANMNLSIAKAVVEKGIRAYQDIINIR; from the coding sequence ATGAGAGTTGATTCTTTTTTTATGGATGACAATGGGGTTCATTTGGTGCGTAAGGACCCTTTACACTTTAAATTAAATTCTACTGGCCTTGAAGTTAAAGGAGGTGGGCTGCCTGGAACTTTTAAGGACGTGTTTTTTGATGCAATATCTAGGGTGAACGATAGCCAGTTGGATGTTTCTAGGATGACGGAGAAGGCTATTGTGGAGCCGGGCAAAGTTGATGTTCATGATATCATTATTGCAATGGCTAAGGCTAATATGAATTTGAGTATCGCAAAGGCTGTTGTTGAAAAAGGTATTAGGGCTTATCAAGACATAATTAACATTCGCTAA
- the flgC gene encoding flagellar basal body rod protein FlgC, which yields MGLFSSINTASTGLTAQRLRIDVISNNIANVGTTRTSEGGAYRRQRVIFSSRVRNPYWKGPFVPEYLDNGIGQGVRVAGVEKDKAPLKLKYDPTHPDAISFGERKGYVELPNVNVVEEMVDMISASRAYEANSTVINSSKSMFRNALAILQS from the coding sequence ATGGGGTTGTTTTCAAGTATTAATACTGCTTCGACGGGTTTGACGGCACAGAGATTAAGGATAGATGTTATCTCGAATAATATTGCCAATGTAGGGACTACTAGAACCTCTGAAGGGGGGGCTTATAGAAGGCAGAGGGTGATTTTCTCTTCAAGGGTTAGAAATCCATATTGGAAGGGTCCTTTTGTGCCTGAGTATCTTGATAATGGAATTGGGCAAGGTGTGAGGGTCGCTGGTGTTGAAAAGGATAAAGCTCCTTTAAAGTTGAAGTATGATCCAACGCATCCTGATGCGATAAGTTTTGGTGAGCGGAAGGGGTATGTAGAGCTTCCTAATGTTAATGTAGTTGAAGAGATGGTGGATATGATTTCCGCTTCTCGTGCTTATGAGGCAAATTCTACTGTTATTAATAGTAGTAAGTCGATGTTTAGGAATGCGCTAGCAATATTGCAAAGTTAG
- the flgB gene encoding flagellar basal body rod protein FlgB has product MVDFERSVDLTHRYLNVLSLRQDVVSDNIANVDTPNFKRSGVTFEAELKRALVDEIVPSLSLAKSNEKHLEGARELGYLDIKPHRMLDYASTFNNNGNNVNIDSEIKSLVQNQMMYNLFTNIQAHYFKSVNIVIK; this is encoded by the coding sequence TTGGTTGATTTTGAAAGGTCAGTTGATTTGACACATAGATACTTGAATGTGCTCAGTTTAAGGCAGGATGTAGTGTCTGATAATATTGCGAATGTGGATACTCCAAATTTTAAGAGAAGTGGGGTCACTTTTGAAGCCGAGCTTAAGCGAGCTCTTGTGGACGAAATTGTTCCCAGCTTGTCCCTAGCAAAGAGCAATGAAAAGCACTTAGAAGGAGCCAGAGAGTTGGGGTATTTAGATATAAAGCCACATAGAATGCTTGATTATGCTTCTACTTTTAATAATAACGGCAATAATGTCAATATTGATTCTGAGATTAAAAGCCTTGTCCAGAATCAGATGATGTATAACTTGTTTACAAATATTCAGGCTCATTATTTTAAAAGTGTGAATATTGTAATAAAATAG
- the hslU gene encoding HslU--HslV peptidase ATPase subunit, translating to MDKFEKHNIIPKEIVAELDKYIIGQSEAKKLVSIALVNRYIRSKLPKEIRDDVMPKNIIMIGSTGIGKTEIARRLSKLIKAPFIKVEATKYTEVGYVGRDVESMVRDLMSIAVSMVKEEMYDSVREEASKRAEERIIDKLFKVPENSEDEEEKKIGEKVRDKFRKQLRSGSLDEDLIDIYVSGKMPVSTIEIFSGGNFEEIDMSLGGLINNIFDRKKKREVKVKKAREIILSEELEKLVDNENIVEIAKSRVENMGIIFIDEIDKIATKNRGGNDVSREGVQRDILPIVEGSKVNTRYGIVDTSHILFIAAGAFNLSKPSDLIPELQGRFPIKVELKSLSIDDFKNILKETKNSLIRQYIEMFKIYNLTLKFSEEAIERIAELTFNMNLEGENLGARRLHGVMEKVLADLFFEAPGSKLKKIEIDLNYVNEKIEIKEKKDLNYYII from the coding sequence ATGGATAAATTTGAAAAGCATAATATAATTCCTAAGGAGATTGTTGCAGAATTGGATAAGTACATAATAGGACAATCTGAGGCTAAAAAATTAGTTTCAATAGCTCTTGTTAATAGATACATAAGATCTAAGCTTCCCAAAGAGATAAGAGATGATGTTATGCCTAAAAATATTATTATGATTGGTTCAACTGGAATTGGTAAAACTGAAATTGCAAGGAGGCTTTCTAAGCTTATTAAGGCCCCTTTTATTAAGGTTGAGGCTACTAAGTATACTGAGGTAGGTTATGTGGGGCGTGATGTTGAATCTATGGTTCGAGATTTAATGAGTATTGCTGTTAGTATGGTAAAAGAGGAAATGTATGATTCTGTGCGCGAAGAGGCAAGTAAGCGTGCAGAGGAGAGAATAATTGACAAGCTTTTTAAGGTGCCTGAGAATTCTGAGGATGAAGAGGAAAAGAAGATTGGTGAGAAAGTAAGAGATAAATTTAGAAAGCAGTTAAGAAGTGGATCTCTTGATGAGGATCTGATTGATATTTATGTCTCAGGTAAAATGCCCGTTTCAACAATAGAAATATTTTCTGGTGGTAATTTTGAAGAGATTGACATGAGTCTTGGGGGGTTGATTAATAATATATTTGATAGGAAAAAGAAGAGGGAGGTAAAAGTAAAAAAAGCTAGGGAAATCATTTTATCTGAAGAGCTTGAAAAATTGGTTGATAATGAGAACATTGTAGAGATTGCAAAATCGAGGGTGGAGAATATGGGAATTATTTTTATTGATGAGATTGATAAGATAGCTACTAAGAATAGAGGTGGAAATGATGTTTCCAGAGAGGGAGTTCAAAGAGATATATTGCCAATTGTCGAGGGTTCTAAAGTCAATACGAGATATGGAATAGTAGACACTTCTCATATTTTGTTTATCGCAGCAGGGGCCTTTAATTTATCAAAGCCTTCTGATTTAATACCCGAACTTCAGGGTAGATTTCCAATCAAAGTTGAGCTTAAAAGCCTGAGTATCGATGACTTTAAAAATATTTTAAAGGAAACTAAGAATTCTTTAATAAGACAATATATTGAGATGTTTAAGATATATAACTTAACCTTGAAGTTTAGTGAAGAGGCAATTGAGAGAATAGCTGAGCTTACCTTTAATATGAATCTTGAAGGTGAAAATCTTGGAGCAAGAAGACTGCATGGAGTTATGGAAAAAGTTCTTGCTGATCTTTTTTTTGAGGCACCCGGTAGCAAGTTGAAAAAAATTGAAATAGACTTGAACTATGTCAATGAAAAAATAGAGATTAAGGAAAAAAAAGACTTAAATTATTATATAATATAG
- the hslV gene encoding ATP-dependent protease subunit HslV has translation MNFNGTTVIAIKRKGKTVVAADGQVTFGHTVLKSNAIKIRKLLGGKILAGFAGSTSDAITLFEKFEEKIKAREDGIIDIKRAAVDLAKDWRSDRILHKLEAMMLVADSDNILLISGTGDVVEPEEDVISIGSGGNFAYSAALAYMEDKKLSAVEIAFKSLKVAARVCIYTNSNIVLEEIG, from the coding sequence ATGAATTTTAACGGAACTACAGTGATTGCAATAAAAAGAAAGGGAAAGACCGTGGTGGCTGCAGATGGGCAGGTGACTTTTGGGCATACTGTTTTAAAGTCCAATGCTATAAAAATAAGAAAATTACTTGGTGGTAAGATTTTGGCAGGGTTTGCAGGTTCAACTTCTGATGCTATTACTCTTTTTGAGAAATTTGAAGAGAAGATAAAAGCTAGAGAAGATGGGATTATTGATATTAAAAGAGCTGCTGTAGATCTTGCAAAAGATTGGAGGTCTGACAGAATATTACACAAGCTTGAAGCAATGATGCTTGTTGCGGACTCTGATAATATTTTATTAATTTCGGGTACTGGTGATGTTGTTGAGCCTGAGGAGGATGTCATCTCTATAGGCAGTGGAGGAAATTTTGCATACTCGGCGGCGCTTGCTTATATGGAAGATAAAAAATTAAGTGCTGTTGAGATTGCTTTTAAGTCTTTAAAGGTGGCGGCAAGGGTGTGTATATACACGAATTCAAATATTGTTCTTGAGGAGATTGGTTAA
- the dprA gene encoding DNA-processing protein DprA: MKLLYIDSLRFLRGEEKLKIFNNFGLDDVFKLTISDISCYLSRDFRKVHKFPDLKLIELQHRVINRTGAKVSFLGDRDYPLKLKRIYDPPFVIYYKGDLPDSDAVSWAVVGSRRINRALANKIRELTYHLARNNVEVISGFAIGADIEAHLGAIKNKKKTYAVIATDIDNIYPKQNRRYVSELLENGGGIITETLPYEKMKNYFFAKRNRIISGLSDSIFVTYAPIKSGALITANIGLDLGLDVYVYNIDYSGEGSKALYESGAQEIKGIPDLYKILNAQHNEPAVSDDDPGDYFECKNVSSMLVKKLLNEVSK, translated from the coding sequence ATTAAACTACTCTACATAGATAGTTTAAGGTTTTTAAGGGGAGAAGAAAAACTTAAGATTTTTAATAATTTTGGTTTAGATGATGTTTTTAAATTAACCATAAGCGATATTTCTTGCTATTTGTCTAGAGACTTCAGGAAAGTACATAAATTCCCAGATTTGAAGTTGATAGAGCTGCAACATAGGGTTATTAATAGAACAGGCGCAAAGGTCTCTTTTTTAGGAGATAGGGACTATCCTTTAAAGCTTAAAAGAATTTACGATCCACCATTTGTTATTTATTATAAGGGAGACCTTCCAGATTCTGATGCTGTGTCCTGGGCTGTAGTGGGTTCAAGACGAATCAATAGGGCTTTAGCAAATAAAATCAGAGAGTTGACATATCACCTTGCTAGAAATAATGTAGAGGTAATATCTGGATTTGCAATAGGTGCTGATATTGAAGCTCATCTTGGTGCAATAAAGAATAAGAAAAAAACTTACGCTGTTATTGCAACCGACATTGATAATATTTATCCAAAGCAAAATAGAAGATATGTCTCCGAGCTTTTAGAAAATGGAGGAGGAATAATTACTGAAACTTTACCCTATGAAAAAATGAAAAATTATTTTTTTGCGAAGAGAAATAGAATAATATCAGGCCTCTCAGATTCTATTTTTGTAACATACGCACCGATAAAATCTGGTGCTTTAATTACTGCCAATATTGGACTTGATTTAGGTCTTGATGTTTATGTATACAATATCGATTATTCTGGGGAGGGCTCTAAGGCTTTGTATGAAAGTGGAGCTCAGGAGATTAAGGGAATACCAGATCTTTATAAGATACTTAATGCTCAACACAATGAGCCTGCAGTTAGCGACGATGACCCTGGGGATTATTTTGAGTGTAAGAATGTATCTAGTATGCTTGTTAAAAAGTTATTGAATGAAGTATCTAAATAG